AAAAATTTCCTTAAGATCACTAAAccatcaccatatatatatatatatggtagcATGGAATTTGAATCTTGTGCAAACAAACCAAGTCTTGCAAGTCCGAACTTCGTCTAATTAAGTAACTGATTGCCTGCGTTTATGCTTGGAAAGTGCTTGGTATGTCGTCGATACTAATCAAGTTAATTTTGACAGCAATATATAGCGTACGTCACAAGTTCATCAGCTATAGCTAGCTTTTAATGGAAAAGGCTAAGAAGTATTGCATACCAAATGTTTAATACATTTATCTCTCTTTCAATGCAGCAAAGCACACCTTAGCTAGCGTACGTCAACATGCACAAACAggagagtgttttttttttacatgattaGAAAAGAGATCCAAGGCAGCTGAGAACTCCTCTTTTTATTCTAATAGACTACTGCATTAgcatggagtttttttttttttaggggctTCAATTCAGTTAATGTTTAGCGTCTTCTTGCGGCTGTTTCTCTCTGTGCATTGAAATAAACAGCAGCAACTGGGAGGCCGAGATCGTTTTCGGCTGCGAAACTTCGGGTGCTGAAGTGATCCCTGGAAGAAGGTGGGTTCACTGATTGCCTTCGTTTCTGCTTGAACAGAACAAACACAAACCTGTGGATCCCTATATTTGGCCTTGGAATCTCATAGCTCACAACCTCCCTTCCTGCAAAACCCGCCAAAAGAGGAAACTTATACATCAGTACCCTATCTCTGcaactctctctttttctttactttatttGGGACAGAGAGAACATACCAAATGTGGCATCTGTTGTGCCTGGGATGTCTGTGACTACCCTGTAACATGATGTTCAAATTGTTAGTACTTCTCTCTCATATGTTCTAGTCCCACAAAGTTACATAATCTAAAGTTTTCTGCAATAGAAATGATATGCATATCTatgaaatcatttttatttgtcatttagtTTTTGGTTGGATATGGATTTATGGTACCAATGCAGGTGCTCCCTTAAATAAGGATCACTAGGGCCAGGAACATCTGGGTCAGTCATCACCTGCAATACGAATAATATCAACAAGACTAGTTTTTAATAATAGAGATATAAAGCAACAGAGCTTTTAagtaagaaagagaaatgatcaaaagaaaaggaaagggggGAGTTTCAGCTGTAGTACTACTACTACTATACCAGTGTGAAAAAAGATCTCATATCAGCTCCTTGAATCTCAACCCTTGGTTTGGTGGTTACTGAGGAAGGATGGAGCTCAAGCCCCTTGCAGACCTGCTTGTTGTTGTAAGTGACACATATTTTTAGGCTTGGCGTGAAAGAATCAATAACATCTCCTATGACTCTCCCAACAATCAGAGGTTCTGAAACTCTTGCCATTAATTGGATGTatgagaaaatgagagaatttGGTGATGAACCCCCCCCACTGAgactgaatatatatatataactctctGGTGTTTGTTATTGGGCATGGAAGTAGAAGcagcacacacacacacacacacacacacacacacacactcacatatatatatatatactactttGAAGTACCCTACAAGCAAGTCATTTTAGATCCCATGTGGCCTTAGATTATGTTTATATTACTAGACTGTGTTCtgtacctctctctctctctctctctctctctctctcatatgaCATATCAAGACCTCAGTGGGTTCCTGAACCCGGCCCCCCACTCTATCTCTGTCATATTATTGGGTCCCTAGGAATTGGTTCTTCAGTGGCTCTAGCAACTCCTATCCATTGAGTTTTCGTTCAATATAAAGatctactttttttgtttttttgttttttttttaaaaaaagaagatctTGCAGAACATGATACAACTAGCTATAGCTAGCAAAGGTTTAGTAGACATGGAAGACGAAGAGCGGTTTTCAAGATAAATGAAAGCGTAATGCATGTAAATGTAAATCAATTAACATACCTGCTGCTTCTTGTTTATTGAGGTCTAGTTATAAGTAGTAAGCCATTAGCAGAAAGTAAGATTAATTAGCATGTTTTTGttacacataattttaaaagaaaaatacaaagtatTAATTACCAATTTAACATTTGTATTTTTAGAGTTTAAAAACTGATCGACACTCAAATTAATTATCTAACCGTAACACTTAAGACGAccttagttttttctttttttaggatGAAAATTATGTGATATGGGATGCACATGACATTTTCGCCCCCAATCGCCTCAGAATGCCCATGAGATGAGGGTATAGTGTATTTCCCTAACATTAACATTTAGGGTGTGCTAATGCAACTCAATTTTtatgcctaaaaaaaaaaaaaaaaacttaaaaacatgAAGAGGGCAAAGATGTCGAAGACCCTCCCCTCTCCCCTCTTCccacttgggggtggccgaatcacccctAAAAATGTTGATGGGTGCAGTCACCCCCCTTCCCTGTCAATGATCGGGAATAACCGAaccatctcatcttacaaatggAGGTGTACATAAAGTTCACATGCCCAAACAAATGGTTCTCATTAATACTCTTTAATTAGCTACAATTCAAATAACTAACCACAGAGCTGAATCCGGATCCCTCACAACTAACTCACATATAAGCCGTGCTCCTAAGCTtgtgccaaaaaataaaaaggacaaaaatgaAAGAGTGAAAAAGACTTCAAAGCATTTGCCGGAAATACTCGCTCCGTTGGAGCCCAGTGATTTATAAAAGAAGTTGGGCTACTGCCTCCTCTTCTGGCTTGAGTTTGGAGACTTGCGCGCACTTGGTATATTGGGCCTACTGTTGAGAAATTTCATCAAGCTTCACGTGTATACCGCGAAGTTAGGTTAGGTTTCAgctgggcttgggcttgggcttcgTCTTAGGTATCCAAACATGTAATTCtcatatgcattttaaaaaatacatgttaTTTTAGACTGATATTagttacaatatatatatatatatatatatatatatatatatatattagtttttgtCGACCcaattcaatgaaaaattatgttCTTTGTCTCGAGACAGCGGTGGTGGTTCCTAGTATGGTATGATAAcctaatatattaaattgatacaaattcaaattactctttttttcttttcttttttaaataatcatTAAGGAATATGTATAACCCACAAGTTGATAGCATTTAtcattacaaaaatataaaattatcgTATATAACCCATCGTTTTGCCACACATACTCAGATAATTAAGGTGCCTACTTTCTCTCCAAGCCTTCCTTACAGATAAGCAGGCAATTGATTTGTCACTTTTCTTCAGCTGGATGCCTCTCCGCAGGACTACGCTGGCTCTGACTGATCAGTTCATGATGAGAATTGcgaacataataaaataaataaataaataaaaggcaaGAGCATGTAGAAAccaataaaataacaaaaataattaaacacattTAAAAAGAAGATCAAACCAACgtataattaagagaaatgatacaaTATTACCTCTTTGTGTTATTTAGATTCTACAGAgatatattgttttctaaaagagtaaaaaaaaaaatttatctcacccgcttttcatatatatatatatataggacgaAGATAACACTAAAAATACCGTagaattaataattataatttgccCCTCAAGGCTCTTAATAATTCCGCAGAGCCACGTGTAAAACACGGGGTCACGACCCCCCTTCTAGAGTACTGGAAATACGTTTGAATACTTGCCAATGTTGCCATCTCGTTGTCATTGTCATGAAACTGACATCTCCACCCGGCCTGCCTC
Above is a genomic segment from Corylus avellana chromosome ca9, CavTom2PMs-1.0 containing:
- the LOC132192074 gene encoding protein TERMINAL FLOWER 1-like; this translates as MARVSEPLIVGRVIGDVIDSFTPSLKICVTYNNKQVCKGLELHPSSVTTKPRVEIQGADMRSFFTLVMTDPDVPGPSDPYLREHLHWVVTDIPGTTDATFGREVVSYEIPRPNIGIHRFVFVLFKQKRRQSVNPPSSRDHFSTRSFAAENDLGLPVAAVYFNAQRETAARRR